One window from the genome of Malus domestica chromosome 01, GDT2T_hap1 encodes:
- the LOC139196335 gene encoding uncharacterized protein has protein sequence MAADNRTIKELSASGLANAAPLCIQYPRAAPEKTDEFELKSSLLHHIPKFHGLSMEDPNKHLKEFEVVCSSMTPVNVDGNILKMKAFPFSLLEKAKDWLYELAPGTVTSWESMQRAFLEKFFPTSRVILLRKKISGIQQSPVG, from the exons ATGGCAGCCGACAATCGAACcatcaaggagctttctgccTCGGGTTTGGCCAATGCAGCCCCTCTTtgcatccaataccctaggGCAGCCCCTGAGAAGACCGATGAatttgagttgaagtcaagtttgctacatcATATACCCAAGTTCCATGGGTTATCAATGGAGGACCCCAATAAGCATTTAAAGGAGTTCGAAGTAGTATGCTCGAGTATGACACCGGTGAACGTGGACGGaaacatattgaagatgaaggcttttcccttttctttgttggaaaaggccaaggattggttgtatgagttggctcccggaactgtcacatcgtgGGAGAGTATGCAGCGAGCTTTCTTAGAGAAGTTCTTTCCGACATCACGAGTCATTCTTCTTCGCAAGAAGAttagtggaattcagcaaagcccag ttggttga